Below is a genomic region from Candidatus Rokuibacteriota bacterium.
GCCCGTGGGCTTCGCGCTCTACTTCTACACGTACTCGACCTTCCTCGGCCGCCCGAGCCTCTATCTCGAAGACCTCTTCGTGCTGCCCGAGGAGCGGGGCCGGGGCGCCGGCAAGGCGCTGCTGAGGGCGCTTGCGAAGATCGCGGTCGCGCGCGGCTGCGGCAGGATGGAGTGGACGGTGCTCGACTGGAACACGCCGTCGATCCGTTTCTACAAGAGCCTGGGCGCCCGCCTCCACAAGGAGTGGGTGCTGACGCGGCTCACCGGCCCGGCGCTCCGCCGCCTGGCGCGATGAGCGGCCACGCTTCCGGACCTGGGCGGCGCTGACGCCCTGGGCCGCGGGGCGCCATGACCGAGAACGGGTTTTATGTTATTTGCGCTCCCCGGCCTGTTCTATCGGACGGCGTCGATCGCG
It encodes:
- a CDS encoding GNAT family N-acetyltransferase, with protein sequence MARPRLAIRRGTARDLPTILALIRGLAEYEHLAHQMEATPSRLRRHGFGRRPYFETLVCRRGRTPVGFALYFYTYSTFLGRPSLYLEDLFVLPEERGRGAGKALLRALAKIAVARGCGRMEWTVLDWNTPSIRFYKSLGARLHKEWVLTRLTGPALRRLAR